The following coding sequences lie in one Phalacrocorax aristotelis chromosome 4, bGulAri2.1, whole genome shotgun sequence genomic window:
- the NDUFC1 gene encoding NADH dehydrogenase [ubiquinone] 1 subunit C1, mitochondrial translates to MRRDPAPGPPSPPPGVCVPCRGGAGTGRGGAALSRWAVPARADKMAAAAALRAVKGVRLVAGGPSLAFTRSAFVAKRRNYDQPNWFGVGLAFSTSAALWALLFKQHNEDVMEYERRKKEAQHKCTGCS, encoded by the exons ATGCGCCGCGACCCCGCGCCGGGCCCGCCCTCGCCCCCGCCGGGCGTGTGCGTGCCttgccggggcggggcgggtaCAGGGAGGGGCGGTGCCGCCCTATCGCGGTGGGCGGTGCCGGCCCGAGCCGacaagatggcggcggcggcggcgctgagGGCGGTGAAGGGCGTGCGGCTGGTGGCGGGAGGGCCGAGCCTCg CTTTTACTCGTTCTGCGTTTGTTGCAAAAAGACGTAATTATGACCAACCGAACTGGTTTGGAGTTGGCTTGGCTTTTAGCACCTCTGCTGCCTTGTGGGCTCTT CTTTTCAAGCAGCATAATGAAGATGTAATGgaatatgaaagaagaaaaaaagaggcacaACATAAGTGTACGGGTTGTTCATAG